A window of Kyrpidia spormannii genomic DNA:
AGGCGGTCATGTCGATCATGAACGCGCTCAAGGGCGACGACGGCGTGATCGTAGCCAGCCGAGTGGCCGACGAAGGCGGGATCACCCGCTCCGTAGTGGTCAACGCCGTGCGCAAACTTCAAAGCGCCGGTTTGGTGGACAGTCGGTCCCTCGGGATGAAGGGGACCTATCTGCGCATCCTCAATCCCTTTTTGCGGGACGTGCTGAGAAAAGCTGTGGTCTGAACCGACCCGCAAAAAACTCCATCTCTATCCTATGAGCGGGGCGCCGGGATCATCCCAGCGTCCCGCCTATTTAAAGCCGGAAACCCCGCAGCAGACCGGTGCGCCGAGGCTTGACATGCGCAGGGACAGCCCGCCGATCCTGCCCGCGGGGAGATCAAGAACCTCGACTCACCCGGAAAACCACATAGTCCCCATCCCCCACCTGGGTTCCTGGAGAAGGCATTTGGTCGATGACCGTGCCTTTTGGCCGATCCGAGGATACGATTTCATACCGATAGTGGATGCCGAGGGTAAGCAATTGAGATTGCGCCTGATCCAACGTGAGACCGGTAAGATCCGGCACCGTTTTGGCACCCGGACCAGGTGTGGCCCCGGGAGACGCCGATCCACCTGGCGTTGTCGTCCCAGTCGAACCGGAGGTGGACGCGCCCGACCCTTGTGTTGAATTGCCGGACTCCGGACTGGAGGCCGGTCCTGCCGCCGCTGAGCCGGGAGAGTTCGGGGGGACCGCCACCTGAAGATGAACCACCCGGTCGGGTTTGACAGCTTTTCCGGCATACGGGTCTTGACCGATCACCGTCCCGGGAGGCTGGGTGCTGGCCTGGGGCTCTTTCACCACCTTCGAAGGATCAAGCCCGGCCTGGACCAGGGCTCCCAAGGCGTCATCGTAGGACTTCCCCACGACAAAAGGCATCGTCGCATCCCCCGGCCCCCGCATAAACACCGAGTAGGCCAGACTCGCTCCGCCCACAACGGCCAGGATGGCGACCATCAGCACCATGGCTGCCCGGGACCAGTGAAACCGGTGCATCCACCCGGCCACTCCCGGACGGGGCACCGCCCGGGCAGCGCCGGCAATACGAGTTTCGCCCCGGCCTGTGCCTCTTTTTGTCGAGAACGGTCTGCCCCGCCCAAACGCCATCGCCCGCACTTGAGCCCAGGGGTTGGGAGTGCCGCCGCTAGGGCGAATTCCCTTCCCGGCCGGGCGGTTTGAAGCTTCCCCGACACCGGCTTTTTTCGGGGAAAACGTAGGGGCCGAAACCATCGCGGACGACGAGCCGTCGAGAAGCTCCGAAGGTGCTTCGCGAAAAACATCTTTAAGCCCGCGCACGCAGGTTTCGAGGTCGGAAAACTGCAAGGCCGGGTCCTGGGAGACTGCCCGCAACCACCAATGGCCAAAGGCCTGAATCCACAGTGGCGGGATTTGGCCATTTAAGCTTTCCTCAAGCACTTCCCACTGCAAAGGGGCATCCGGGTTTCCGGTCGCCAGCCGCACAGCCGTATGGGCCAGCTCCCGGGGGAGATAGTTGTTCCCCGCCCCCAGTCCGTAAAACACAACCCCTCCTTCCGGCCGAAGCCAAATCCAGCGGGGGTCCAGGGACACGCCCCGAAGGCCGGCCCGATTCCACTCTACAGCCGCCTCTCCGAGTTGCGCCAATCTCGACAACCACGTTTCGGTACTCCCCGACGCAGACTTCCACGCCCGCCAAAAGGGTTGTCCCGCCACGCGCCCGTACACCACGTACACCGTCCCGGCGTCTAGACCCACATCATAGATATCCGGCCGGGAAGGCCAACTCCCGCCTGCGGCCGCGCGAATATCCCGCAGCAGATTCTCCCGGTCTTCGTCGGGCATTCCGGGAAACACCGCCAGAGCCACCGGGCGGTGAAGCGAACGATCCCACCCCAGGTGCAATTGCCCTTTTTGCGTCGATCCGACCATCTCCTGAGATTCGTATCGCTCGCCCCAGACAAGATTCACCATGGGGTTCCCCCTCCCACTGATCATCCATCCCTATCCTACTGGTATTCGAAGGTCGAGGTTATTTTCGGGCCGTCCAGCCGCCGGTCACCCACCCACCTATTCCTTTTCTTCGACAAACGGTGAAAATCGTGATACACATAATAGTATAGTCCCAACCGGGCTCAAGGAGGGTGCGACCATTGCCAAAAACGCTGTTCGACAAAATTTGGGAACGCCACGTGGTGGACGCGGAACCGGGGAAACCGGCTCTCTTGTACATTGACCTGCACCTCGTCCACGAGGTGACATCCCCCCAGGCTTTTGAAGGACTCCGTCTCGCCGGGCGGCGGGTTCGACGGCCGGATTTGACTTTCGCTGTGGTGGATCACAACGTGCCGACCACCGATCGAAGCCTGCCCATCGCCGACCCCATCGCCGCCGAGCAGATCCGGACCCTCGAAAAGAATTGCCAGGAATTTGGCATTCGCCTGTGGAATCTGCACGATGCCGAGCAAGGCATCGTCCATGTAATCGGACCTGAACTCGGCTTGACGCTGCCCGGGAAGACGATCGTTTGCGGAGACAGCCACACTTCCACTCACGGGGCTTTCGGAGCCCTGGCCTTCGGAATCGGGACCAGCGAAGTGGAGCACGTCCTGGCCACAGGGTGTCTGCCCCAAAACAAACCCCGCACCACCGAGGTGCGGTTGGTGGGCCGCCGTCAGCGAGGGGTATCCGCCAAAGACGTTATCCTCGCCCTCATCGCCAAGTACGGCACCGATTTTGCCACCGGTACCGTGATCGAGTATCGGGGCGAGGCGATCCGAGACATGTCTATGGAAGAGCGAATGACGATATGCAACATGTCGATCGAAGCCGGCGCCCGGGCAGGACTGATCGCCCCGGATGAAACCACGTTCAATTATATCCGTGGCCGCCGATTCGCTCCCCGGGGTGAGGCGTGGGACGCCGCCCTGCGGGATTGGAGGGAATTGTACACGGACCCCGGAGCGTCCTTTGATCAATCGGTGGAGCTGGATGTCTCGTCCTTAGCCCCCCAAGTCACGTGGGGTACGAATCCCGGAATGGGAACGGACGTGACCGGGGTCGTTCCGAGCCCGGAAGACTTTGAAGATGAAAGCCGCCGCCGGGCGGTGGAGCGGGCCTTGGAGTACATGGATTTGAAACCGGGAACCCCCATCACATCCATCCAAATCGACCGGGTGTTTATCGGCTCGTGCACGAACAGCCGGATTGAGGATTTGCGGGCGGCCGCCCGGATCGTGAAGGGGCACAAAGTGGCCCCCCATGTGAAAGCCATGGTGGTCCCGGGCTCAGGCCTCGTCAAGCGGCAAGCGGAAAAGGAAGGTTTGGACGTCATTTTCAAAGAAGCGGGCTTTGAATGGCGAGAGGCGGGTTGCAGCATGTGCCTCGGCATGAATCCGGATATTTTACAGCCCGGAGAACGGTGCGCGTCCACGTCCAACCGGAATTTTGAAGGACGTCAAGGCCGAGGCGGCCGAACTCACCTGGTCGGTCCGGAGATGGCAGCGGCCGCGGCTGTGGCCGGCCATTTTGTCGATGTGCGGAATTGGTTATAATTCCAATCTGAAACCAAAAGGGAAGGCGGGAGAATATGGAGCCGTTTGTTCGCCATGAGGGCCTGGTCCTGCCCTTGGACCGGGTGAACGTGGACACCGACCAGATCATTCCCAAACAGTTTCTGAAACGCATCCAGAGGACGGGATTCGGTCAATTCCTGTTTTACGACTGGCGGTTCCGGGAGGATGGATCCCCGGACCCGGAGTTCATCCTCAATCAGCCGCAGTATCGGGAGGCGTCGATCCTTTTGGCCCGGGACAATTTTGGCTGCGGGTCTTCCCGGGAGCACGCCCCTTGGGCGCTGAAGGATTACGGGTTTCGGGTGATTATCGCCCCTTCCTTCGCCGATATTTTTTATAATAATTGCTTCAAAAATGGTCTGTTGCCGCTGGTTCTTCCCGGTGAGGCCGTGAACCACCTGTTTGACGAGGCGGGGCGGATGCCGGGCGGCTATCGGTTGACGGTGGATCTGGAATCCCAGGAGGTGCGGGACGACCGGGGGTGGCGGATGAGGTTCGAAATCGATCCCTTCCGGCGGGAATCGCTGCTCAAGGGGTTGGACGACATCGGTATGACTTTGGAGAAAGAGGATCGAATCGCCGGGTATGAGCGAGGGATGCCCGGGTATTTGATTCCGCGGGAAGCCTGACTGGCGGCACAAAAAGGCCCGGGGAGCCATTGCTCCCGGGTTTCGGCGCCCCGGCACCTCGTTTGTGCCCCAGCTTATTGGTAGGCGGGTTGTACCGGGCCCGCCTGCTGGCCGATCGGCTGGTAGGTGTGCAACAAAGTTTGGGCGGTCTTGTCCAGCAGGGTGGGCACTTGGTACCACCCTTTTTGATTCATGAACAAGAAGGTTTCGTACGCTTGTTGGGCACAGGTGACCGCTCCGTTCACCATCATCTGGCGCAAGTTGGGGTCGGCGCACTCCAGGGCGGCCTGCATATGATTGCGGGCGGAGTTTTTGTGGGCGGACAGCACCGCACCGGCAATCTGCTGATCATTGAAAGACGTCACCCCGGTCTGGGGAGATACCGGAGAGGGCTGACGAAGCCCGTAGGCGATTTGCTGGGGCTGCGCCAGGCGCATATCCGGCTGATGGGGTGTTGCCGCCTTATAGGTATGCGTATAGTTGACCATTTCATTGTAGGCCGCCACCGCCGATTGGATGTGGCGCTCGATCATTTGCCTCAGACTCTGATCCTGGCACTGACGGGCATAAAAAGAAAAATGTTCAATCTGCGACCGGGTTTCATTGAGGATTTCATGGGTCTCCATAGCTTCGTGGGCACCGTAGGGCATGTGGATTCCTCCTTGGCTGAGATCTTGTTCCTCCCGTAGCATGGCATGGAAAGGAAGCCTTTATGCACCCCATGTCGGACTCGCCCCCCGGTGCCCGAAACCGCCTGCCTCACCGCACCGCTTCCTCGGTCTCTTCGTCAAACAAGTGAATCTTTGACAGGTCCGGTGCCACCTTCAGCCGCTGCCCCGGCTCCGCTTTCAACGAAGGATCCACCCGCACCGTCAAAGCCTGATCCCCGTGGCTCACGTAAAGATAGGTTTCCGCACCGGTGGGCTCCACCACTTCCACGTTGACCTCAAATCCCGCATCGTCTTCGGAAGTGGCGGGATGCAAATGTTCCGGCCGAACCCCCAGAACCACCCGGGGGCCAACCCCCTTCCGTTTCACCGCATCCGCCAAGGGGCCGGGCAGGGCAATCCGGATGTCTCCGGCCATAAAAACAACGTGGCCGTCCTCTTCACCCCATCGACCGGATACCATATTCATCGCGGGTGAACCGATAAAGCCGGCCACAAACAAATTCGCTGGGGAGTGATAAATCTTCTCCGGCGAGTCCACCTGCTGGACCACGCCATCTTTCATCACGGCGATCCGGTCCCCCATGGTCATCGCTTCCGTTTGGTCGTGGGTCACGTAAATCGTCGTGGTCTCGAGACGGCGGTGCAGACGGCTGATCTCCGCCCGCATGTGAACCCGCAGCTTAGCGTCGAGATTGGAAAGCGGCTCGTCCATCAAAAAGACCTGGGGATTGCGGACAATGGCTCTTCCCAGTGCAACCCGCTGCCGCTGCCCCCCGGACAGGGCCTTGGGTTTCCGGTCCAGGAGGTGATCGATACCCAAGGTTTTCGCCGCTTCCCGAACCCGTTGATCGATCTCGGCTTTCGGAACCTTTCTCAATTTCAATCCGAAGGCCATGTTGTCAAAAACCGTCATGTGCGGGTACAGGGCATAATTCTGAAACACCATGGCAATATCCCGATCTTTCGGCGGCACGTCATTGACCAGGCGGTCCCCGATATACAGCTCGCCGGAGCTGACTTCCTCCAACCCCGCGACCATGCGCAGGGTAGTGGATTTCCCACAACCAGACGGCCCCACCAGCACCATGAACTCCCCATCGGGAATCTCTAAATTCAGCTCATGCACCACCACATGCTGACCGAAAGATTTGATAACATTTTTAAACGTCACACCCGCCACGCCTTCTCGCCCCTTCCCATCGATTTTCGCATCAGGATGAGCATAC
This region includes:
- a CDS encoding PASTA domain-containing protein, with protein sequence MVNLVWGERYESQEMVGSTQKGQLHLGWDRSLHRPVALAVFPGMPDEDRENLLRDIRAAAGGSWPSRPDIYDVGLDAGTVYVVYGRVAGQPFWRAWKSASGSTETWLSRLAQLGEAAVEWNRAGLRGVSLDPRWIWLRPEGGVVFYGLGAGNNYLPRELAHTAVRLATGNPDAPLQWEVLEESLNGQIPPLWIQAFGHWWLRAVSQDPALQFSDLETCVRGLKDVFREAPSELLDGSSSAMVSAPTFSPKKAGVGEASNRPAGKGIRPSGGTPNPWAQVRAMAFGRGRPFSTKRGTGRGETRIAGAARAVPRPGVAGWMHRFHWSRAAMVLMVAILAVVGGASLAYSVFMRGPGDATMPFVVGKSYDDALGALVQAGLDPSKVVKEPQASTQPPGTVIGQDPYAGKAVKPDRVVHLQVAVPPNSPGSAAAGPASSPESGNSTQGSGASTSGSTGTTTPGGSASPGATPGPGAKTVPDLTGLTLDQAQSQLLTLGIHYRYEIVSSDRPKGTVIDQMPSPGTQVGDGDYVVFRVSRGS
- the leuC gene encoding 3-isopropylmalate dehydratase large subunit; amino-acid sequence: MPKTLFDKIWERHVVDAEPGKPALLYIDLHLVHEVTSPQAFEGLRLAGRRVRRPDLTFAVVDHNVPTTDRSLPIADPIAAEQIRTLEKNCQEFGIRLWNLHDAEQGIVHVIGPELGLTLPGKTIVCGDSHTSTHGAFGALAFGIGTSEVEHVLATGCLPQNKPRTTEVRLVGRRQRGVSAKDVILALIAKYGTDFATGTVIEYRGEAIRDMSMEERMTICNMSIEAGARAGLIAPDETTFNYIRGRRFAPRGEAWDAALRDWRELYTDPGASFDQSVELDVSSLAPQVTWGTNPGMGTDVTGVVPSPEDFEDESRRRAVERALEYMDLKPGTPITSIQIDRVFIGSCTNSRIEDLRAAARIVKGHKVAPHVKAMVVPGSGLVKRQAEKEGLDVIFKEAGFEWREAGCSMCLGMNPDILQPGERCASTSNRNFEGRQGRGGRTHLVGPEMAAAAAVAGHFVDVRNWL
- the leuD gene encoding 3-isopropylmalate dehydratase small subunit, whose translation is MEPFVRHEGLVLPLDRVNVDTDQIIPKQFLKRIQRTGFGQFLFYDWRFREDGSPDPEFILNQPQYREASILLARDNFGCGSSREHAPWALKDYGFRVIIAPSFADIFYNNCFKNGLLPLVLPGEAVNHLFDEAGRMPGGYRLTVDLESQEVRDDRGWRMRFEIDPFRRESLLKGLDDIGMTLEKEDRIAGYERGMPGYLIPREA
- a CDS encoding spore coat protein → MPYGAHEAMETHEILNETRSQIEHFSFYARQCQDQSLRQMIERHIQSAVAAYNEMVNYTHTYKAATPHQPDMRLAQPQQIAYGLRQPSPVSPQTGVTSFNDQQIAGAVLSAHKNSARNHMQAALECADPNLRQMMVNGAVTCAQQAYETFLFMNQKGWYQVPTLLDKTAQTLLHTYQPIGQQAGPVQPAYQ
- a CDS encoding ABC transporter ATP-binding protein, with product MAGVTFKNVIKSFGQHVVVHELNLEIPDGEFMVLVGPSGCGKSTTLRMVAGLEEVSSGELYIGDRLVNDVPPKDRDIAMVFQNYALYPHMTVFDNMAFGLKLRKVPKAEIDQRVREAAKTLGIDHLLDRKPKALSGGQRQRVALGRAIVRNPQVFLMDEPLSNLDAKLRVHMRAEISRLHRRLETTTIYVTHDQTEAMTMGDRIAVMKDGVVQQVDSPEKIYHSPANLFVAGFIGSPAMNMVSGRWGEEDGHVVFMAGDIRIALPGPLADAVKRKGVGPRVVLGVRPEHLHPATSEDDAGFEVNVEVVEPTGAETYLYVSHGDQALTVRVDPSLKAEPGQRLKVAPDLSKIHLFDEETEEAVR